In Flavobacteriales bacterium, the following proteins share a genomic window:
- the bioA gene encoding adenosylmethionine--8-amino-7-oxononanoate transaminase produces MDTLEKDLAHVWHPFTQMQTAEDPIVIEKGEGSYLIDKDGKKYLDAISSWWVTTHGHAHPYIADVVYQQLKKLEHTIFTGITHDKAADLAARLIGLLPSNQSKIFYSDNGSTAVEVAIKMAFQYWHNQEKPKTKIICFDQAYHGDTFGAMSVGGRTHFTAPFVPFLFDVVHLEVPVPGREEDVIEQLRLALKNNGIAAFIYEPLILGAAGMVMYSPEVLNELMRLCREKNVICIADEVFVGFGRTGKYFASEYMAHQPDIVCMSKGITGGTMALGATSCTEDIYNMFLSDEKSKALFHGHSFTGNPVACAAAGASLDLFEK; encoded by the coding sequence ATGGATACGTTAGAAAAAGACTTAGCTCATGTTTGGCATCCCTTTACGCAGATGCAAACGGCGGAAGATCCTATTGTTATTGAGAAAGGAGAGGGCTCTTATTTGATAGATAAGGATGGCAAGAAATATTTAGATGCTATTTCATCTTGGTGGGTAACTACACACGGGCATGCACATCCATATATAGCGGATGTTGTTTATCAGCAATTGAAAAAGTTGGAGCATACTATATTTACTGGTATTACGCACGATAAAGCGGCAGATCTTGCTGCTCGACTAATAGGATTATTACCTTCAAATCAATCAAAAATATTTTACAGTGATAATGGTTCTACTGCTGTTGAGGTCGCAATAAAAATGGCTTTTCAGTATTGGCATAATCAAGAAAAGCCTAAAACGAAAATAATTTGTTTTGATCAAGCTTATCATGGCGATACATTTGGTGCGATGTCTGTAGGTGGGAGAACTCACTTTACTGCGCCCTTTGTGCCTTTCTTGTTTGATGTAGTGCATTTGGAAGTTCCGGTTCCTGGGAGAGAGGAGGATGTTATTGAACAGTTAAGGCTTGCATTGAAAAATAATGGTATAGCGGCTTTTATTTATGAGCCTCTAATACTTGGTGCTGCAGGGATGGTAATGTATTCACCAGAGGTTCTAAATGAGCTTATGAGGCTATGTAGAGAGAAGAATGTGATTTGTATAGCCGATGAAGTATTCGTAGGTTTTGGGAGAACTGGAAAGTATTTTGCTTCTGAATATATGGCGCATCAACCAGATATCGTTTGTATGTCTAAAGGAATTACCGGAGGCACAATGGCTCTGGGAGCGACTTCATGTACAGAAGATATTTATAATATGTTTTTGTCGGATGAGAAATCTAAAGCACTGTTTCATGGCCATTCGTTTACAGGGAACCCTGTGGCGTGTGCTGCTGCCGGTGCCAGCTTAGATCTGTTTGAAAAAG
- the bioD gene encoding dethiobiotin synthase — translation MKKYFVTGNGTEVGKTFVSAILVEALKADYWKPIQAGDLENSDSKLVRSLVSNTQSKFHTEGVLLSQPMSPHAAARIDGIDIKLESFLVPETENDLIIEGAGGLMVPINDNGDLILDLIKYLDVEVIVVSRNYLGSINHTLLTFEVLKEKGLKVKGVIFNGEPNAESEEYILKYTGVELLGRIGNVVDVNKGVVEDCAAKFVNVL, via the coding sequence ATGAAGAAATATTTTGTAACTGGAAATGGAACCGAAGTCGGAAAAACATTTGTGTCTGCGATTTTAGTGGAGGCGTTAAAAGCAGATTATTGGAAACCAATTCAAGCCGGTGATTTAGAAAATTCGGATAGTAAATTGGTGCGAAGTTTGGTATCAAATACGCAAAGTAAATTTCATACAGAAGGGGTGCTTTTGTCTCAACCTATGTCTCCTCATGCGGCGGCAAGAATTGATGGAATTGACATTAAATTGGAGTCTTTTTTAGTTCCTGAAACGGAGAATGATTTAATTATTGAGGGAGCTGGTGGCTTGATGGTTCCGATAAATGATAACGGAGATCTGATATTAGATTTGATTAAATATCTAGATGTAGAAGTAATTGTTGTTTCTAGAAATTATTTAGGAAGCATTAATCACACGCTACTAACTTTTGAAGTTCTAAAGGAAAAAGGCTTGAAAGTTAAAGGGGTAATATTTAATGGAGAGCCTAATGCAGAGTCGGAGGAGTATATCTTAAAGTATACAGGGGTCGAATTGCTAGGAAGAATAGGGAATGTGGTTGATGTAAATAAAGGTGTTGTAGAAGATTGTGCTGCCAAATTTGTAAATGTTTTATAA